The following coding sequences are from one Saccharomyces cerevisiae S288C chromosome X, complete sequence window:
- the HAL5 gene encoding protein kinase HAL5 (Snf1p-related nutrient-responsive protein kinase; overexpression increases sodium and lithium tolerance, whereas gene disruption increases cation and low pH sensitivity and impairs potassium uptake, suggesting a role in regulation of Trk1p and/or Trk2p transporters; HAL5 has a paralog, KKQ8, that arose from the whole genome duplication) yields the protein MGDEKLSRHTSLKRARSLSESIKGLFKPSGISGSNNAAAPSSRPGQDQAHSHQTARIITSNVSSPSISPVHSPVLQAAPKHHKLGVPNIAKLSLSPSREPSLNSENEMFSQESFISEKDEDEANLLEREDLQNKKEEKARAKHVRSKEAYVPHHRYTVGSDEVERQPRERLKNFPQNAGSSNPANSNANHVLDQENNFSIDAMLDYDEESKLRRRNSLGVRNHSNRTRSRKNSLSTPRSPPMKNGNGGMNSNATNNVGNGTGNRIYMRGRNHSDSISASSLPKFQEIECKCILDLGHFKVFENGYHEHSLRVLPIITNNKNVDSGDEKDADASVNSGDDGDNDSEANMHKQKSVFSLSGLFKSHKDGNQQQQQQQQQEENGEQINLEKAFSIIPSQRFIKSQTLKKSRTSNLKNGNNDELMKNDGKNIPQIVNPNAAVGVEELKLINALSEKIRKGLKSENTKGNNGEGRSNSNKQEDSDDTEGKAGTTNDDTSHKPCSQKYGKSIGVVGAGAYGVVKICARCKTAKDVLPYSTYSNGKKLFFAVKELKPKPGDQIDKFCTRLTSEFIIGHSLSHPHFEANAMIAGNVSRTTPPKHVFNAPNILKILDLMEYSNSFVEVMEFCASGDLYSLLTRNNISNESNNGSSRLIQTVKEGSGSPLHPLEADCFMKQLLNGVQYMHDHGIAHCDLKPENILFQPNGLLKICDFGTSSVFQTAWEKHVHFQSGAMGSEPYVAPEEFIRDAEYDPRLVDCWSCGIVYCTMVMGQYLWKIAIPEKDSLFKSFLSEIKDDGQFYLFEELRHVSSELNRLRKIALYRTFQVDPTKRITIEQLLQSSWMRKTKCCVVYRHLHTKVSK from the coding sequence atggGAGATGAGAAGCTTTCACGCCACACATCTTTGAAGAGGGCCAGATCGCTCTCCGAATCCATTAAGGGTCTATTTAAGCCTTCAGGGATATCAGGCAGTAATAATGCTGCGGCTCCTTCATCTCGTCCCGGTCAGGACCAAGCACATTCTCATCAAACAGCAAGAATAATAACTAGCAACGTATCTTCCCCGTCTATATCCCCCGTACATAGCCCTGTTCTACAAGCGGCTCCTAAGCATCACAAACTGGGCGTCCCTAATATTGCAAAACTCTCGTTGTCACCTAGTAGGGAACCATCTTTGAATtcagaaaatgaaatgttTTCACAAGAATCTTTCATAagtgaaaaagatgaagatgaagccAATTTGTTAGAGAGAGAGgatcttcaaaataaaaaggaagagaaaGCTCGTGCAAAACATGTACGTTCCAAGGAAGCTTATGTGCCTCATCACCGCTATACAGTTGGTAGCGATGAGGTTGAAAGACAACCAAGGGAACGGCTGAAAAACTTCCCACAAAACGCAGGTTCTTCAAACCCTGCAAATAGTAATGCCAACCATGTTTTGGATCAGGAAAATAACTTTTCTATTGATGCTATGCTTGATTATGACGAAGAATCAAAACTTAGAAGGAGAAACAGTCTGGGCGTACGTAATCATAGCAATCGCACAAGAAGTAGGAAGAACAGTTTGTCCACACCAAGGTCACCACCaatgaaaaatggaaatggTGGAATGAATTCAAATGCCACCAACAATGTTGGTAATGGTACAGGAAATAGAATATACATGAGGGGAAGAAATCACTCAGACTCTATCAGTGCTTCCAGCTTACcgaaatttcaagaaatcgAATGTAAATGTATTTTGGATTTAGGTCATTTCAAAGTCTTTGAAAACGGATACCACGAACATTCTTTGAGAGTGCTGCCAATTATtacaaacaataaaaatgtgGATAGTGGCGATGAAAAGGATGCTGACGCTTCTGTAAACAGCGGCGATGATGGTGACAATGACAGTGAGGCAAATATGCATAAACAAAAATCTGTGTTTTCTTTAAGTGGATTATTCAAATCTCATAAGGATGGAaaccaacaacagcagcaacagcagcaacaagaagaaaacggCGAACAAATCAATCTAGAAAAagcattttcaataatacCATCCCAGAGATTCATCAAATCGCAGACTTTAAAGAAATCGAGAACGAGTAACCTTAAAAATGGCaataatgatgaattgatgaaaaacGATGGTAAAAATATTCCGCAAATCGTGAATCCTAACGCTGCTGTAGGTGTTGAAGAGTTGAAGCTAATCAATGCATTATCGGAAAAAATACGAAAGGGCCTTAAAAGTGAAAATACAAAAGGCAACAATGGCGAAGGCAGAAGCAATAGCAATAAACAGGAGGATTCTGATGACACAGAGGGCAAGGCAGGAACAACCAATGACGATACATCTCATAAACCTTGTTCACAAAAATACGGAAAATCTATTGGGGTCGTCGGTGCAGGTGCATACGGGGTGGTCAAAATTTGCGCAAGGTGCAAGACTGCTAAAGATGTCCTACCATACAGTACCTACtctaatggaaaaaaactattcTTTGCCGTCAAAGAGCTGAAGCCCAAGCCAGGTGACcaaattgataaattttgCACGAGATTAACCTCTGAGTTCATTATTGGACACTCACTGAGCCATCCGCATTTTGAGGCAAATGCGATGATAGCAGGAAATGTTTCAAGAACCACTCCACCAAAACATGTCTTCAATGCCCCaaacattttgaaaattttggacCTAATGGAATATAGCAATTCCTTCGTAGAAGTGATGGAATTTTGTGCTTCAGGTGATTTATATTCGTTGCTAACAAGGAATAACATCTCAAATGAATCGAATAACGGGAGTTCAAGATTGATCCAAACTGTTAAAGAAGGTTCTGGGAGTCCGTTGCACCCATTAGAAGCAGACTGTTTTATGAAACAGCTTTTGAATGGTGTTCAATACATGCATGATCATGGTATAGCACACTGTGATTTGAAACCCGAAAATATCCTTTTCCAACCTAATGGGTTGTTAAAAATTTGTGATTTTGGTACTAGTTCAGTTTTTCAGACTGCCTGGGAGAAACACGTCCACTTCCAGAGTGGAGCCATGGGTTCAGAGCCATATGTGGCACCTGAAGAATTTATAAGGGATGCAGAATACGATCCGCGTCTGGTAGATTGTTGGAGTTGTGGTATTGTTTACTGTACAATGGTCATGGGACAGTATCTTTGGAAAATCGCCATTCCTGAAAAGGATTCTCTTTTTAAATCATTTCTCAGTGAAATTAAAGATGATGGACAGTTTTATCTATTTGAGGAATTAAGACATGTTAGTAGCGAACTGAATAGGTTGAGGAAAATTGCACTATATAGAACGTTCCAGGTCGACCCCACGAAGAGAATCACCATTGAACAATTACTACAAAGCTCCTGGAtgaggaaaacaaaatgcTGTGTAGTTTATAGACACTTACATACCAAGGTTAGTAAATAA
- the TPK1 gene encoding cAMP-dependent protein kinase catalytic subunit TPK1 (cAMP-dependent protein kinase catalytic subunit; role in nutrient-stimulated growth via Ras-cAMP signaling; inhibited by regulatory subunit Bcy1p in cAMPs absence; phosphorylates and inhibits Whi3p to promote G1/S phase passage; phosphorylates Nej1p to regulate nonhomologous end joining (NHEJ); impairs mitochondrial import of pre-Tom40p via phosphorylation under non-respiratory conditions; partially redundant with Tpk2p and Tpk3p; human homolog PRKACB regulates NHEJ via NHEJ1 phosphorylation), whose product MSTEEQNGGGQKSLDDRQGEESQKGETSERETTATESGNESKSVEKEGGETQEKPKQPHVTYYNEEQYKQFIAQARVTSGKYSLQDFQILRTLGTGSFGRVHLIRSRHNGRYYAMKVLKKEIVVRLKQVEHTNDERLMLSIVTHPFIIRMWGTFQDAQQIFMIMDYIEGGELFSLLRKSQRFPNPVAKFYAAEVCLALEYLHSKDIIYRDLKPENILLDKNGHIKITDFGFAKYVPDVTYTLCGTPDYIAPEVVSTKPYNKSIDWWSFGILIYEMLAGYTPFYDSNTMKTYEKILNAELRFPPFFNEDVKDLLSRLITRDLSQRLGNLQNGTEDVKNHPWFKEVVWEKLLSRNIETPYEPPIQQGQGDTSQFDKYPEEDINYGVQGEDPYADLFRDF is encoded by the coding sequence aTGTCGActgaagaacaaaatgGAGGTGGTCAAAAGTCTCTAGATGATAGACAAGGTGAGGAATCACAAAAAGGTGAGACTAGTGAAAGGGAAACAACAGCCACAGAGAGCGGTAACGAAAGTAAGTCTGTAGAAAAAGAGGGTGGAGAAACCCAAGAAAAACCGAAGCAGCCACATGTCACTTATTACAATGAGGAGCAGTATAAACAGTTTATTGCCCAAGCGAGAGTTACAAGTGGGAAGTATAGTTTACAAGACTTTCAGATATTAAGGACACTGGGTACGGGTTCTTTTGGTAGGGTCCATTTGATTAGATCAAGACATAATGGCAGATACTACGCCAtgaaagttttgaaaaaggaaatcgTGGTAAGATTGAAACAGGTGGAGCATACCAACGACGAGCGATTGATGCTTTCTATCGTAACACATCCGTTTATTATTAGAATGTGGGGGACTTTCCAAGATGCTCAGCAAATTTTCATGATTATGGATTATATTGAAGGTGGAgaattgttttctttgttaaGGAAATCCCAAAGATTTCCCAACCCAGTTGCTAAATTTTACGCAGCGGAAGTTTGTTTAGCTTTGGAGTACTTGCATAGCAAGGACATTATTTATAGGGATTTGAAACCGGAAAATATCTTGCTTGATAAAAACGGGCATATAAAGATAACAGATTTCGGGTTTGCCAAATACGTTCCTGACGTCACATATACATTATGCGGTACTCCCGACTACATAGCACCCGAGGTCGTTAGTACTAAACCATATAATAAATCTATCGATTGGTGGAGTTTCGGTATTCTGATTTACGAAATGCTAGCAGGATACACGCCATTTTACGACTCTAACACGATGAAAACCTATGAGAAAATCTTGAATGCCGAATTGAGATTTCCACCATTTTTCAACGAAGATGTAAAGGACCTGTTGAGTAGATTGATCACAAGAGACTTAAGTCAAAGACTAGGTAATTTACAAAATGGTACAGAAGATGTCAAAAACCACCCCTGGTTCAAAGAAGTTGTCTgggaaaaattattatctAGAAACATAGAAACGCCGTATGAACCGCCCATTCAACAGGGACAAGGTGACACCTCACAGTTCGATAAGTACCCGGAAGAAGACATCAACTACGGTGTTCAAGGTGAAGACCCATATGCTGATCTTTTCCGGGACTTCTAA
- a CDS encoding uncharacterized protein (hypothetical protein) — translation MSNEDETTRLMSSDEMDYLLETAGINALEEIISQNDSTGINLDTNETAQDSSYDSIRRSPSILSVAKSVEGEHGRRKLLCLYGLVMIICIAESISMTATIPLVMDKVAEGISDENGHYDSVAVQTIVSSISSSTMMIAGAISIFMAGKWGELSDRIGRVRVFKYMSGIRVIGLLTHVFTLSSKMKYHKWAIVLTACIVPSFGGLFALVANGNSYVSDIVKTEHRMVTIGIMMSCIYATMGVGPMFGSFLVKWTHGNGFIPIYTSIAFVILALIICETIMVEPRHETQMAHSQSTYTKRREKLRSQSGSDDARNYQSVTYGKFQIMRLMDLLAPVKKLWLKPDSAGSLVPRHTVILLIVLDILFVCGTTSCMPALILFSTYEYKWHAVELGYFISILGIGRGVVLLVVSPTLLYTLKRIYQHLNHSIDKIDIFCIQFSMIVITLSLFVMIRFGEKTPTSMIIFALLQALSAFCSPTLQSGIIKYTSKKHTGEMFGAMALVRSCVMLVIPPILLKLYGSTVSVNPSLFMYIPFSTSIVAILLTFFLRIYKNPPLDGP, via the coding sequence ATGTCAAACGAGGATGAAACAACTCGTTTAATGTCTTCAGATGAGATGGACTATTTATTGGAAACGGCTGGGATCAACGCCTTGGAAGAAATCATTAGTCAAAATGACAGTACTGGAATAAATTTGGATACTAATGAAACAGCTCAGGACAGTAGCTATGACTCTATCCGGCGCTCCCCCAGTATTTTGAGTGTTGCCAAAAGCGTTGAGGGAGAGCATGGACGTAGAAAACTATTATGCCTTTACGGCCTTGTTATGATTATCTGTATTGCGGAGTCTATTTCTATGACTGCTACAATACCGTTGGTGATGGACAAGGTAGCGGAAGGAATTTCAGATGAGAATGGACATTATGATTCCGTGGCTGTACAGACAATAGTTTCCAGCATTTCTTCATCCACTATGATGATAGCAGGGGCAATCAGTATTTTCATGGCTGGTAAGTGGGGAGAATTATCCGATAGAATAGGAAGAGTGCGTGTTTTCAAATACATGAGCGGCATCAGGGTCATAGGGCTTCTTACGCACGTCTTTACCCTATCATCGAAAATGAAGTATCACAAATGGGCTATTGTTCTTACTGCGTGTATCGTACCATCATTCGGTGGCTTGTTTGCGCTAGTGGCGAATGGAAATAGTTACGTTTCAGATATAGTGAAAACTGAGCACAGAATGGTGACAATAGGAATAATGATGAGTTGTATATATGCCACTATGGGCGTAGGCCCAATGTTTGGGTCCTTTCTGGTGAAGTGGACTCATGGAAACGGGTTCATTCCTATTTACACATCAATAGCGTTTGTTATACTGGCGCTTATAATATGTGAGACAATCATGGTGGAACCGCGCCATGAAACCCAAATGGCCCATTCACAATCAACTTATACAAAGAGGAGAGAGAAACTAAGATCACAATCGGGTTCTGACGATGCAAGAAATTACCAATCCGTTACTTatggaaaatttcaaataatgaGGTTAATGGACCTGCTCGCTCCAGTAAAAAAGTTATGGCTGAAGCCCGACAGTGCAGGGTCTTTAGTACCCCGGCATACCGTAATATTACTCATTGTACTCGATATACTATTTGTCTGTGGAACGACATCGTGTATGCCAGCattgattttgttttctacATATGAGTACAAATGGCATGCAGTAGAGCTAGGTTATTTCATATCGATACTGGGTATCGGAAGAGGTGTTGTGTTACTGGTCGTATCACCTACATTACTGTACACGCTAAAGAGGATTTATCAACACTTGAACCATTCGATAGACAAGATAGACATCTTTTGCATACAGTTTTCTATGATTGTTATAACACTGAGTCTCTTTGTCATGATACGATTTGGCGAGAAAACTCCCACATCCATGATAATATTCGCTCTTTTACAGGCATTGAGCGCGTTTTGTTCACCAACTTTGCAGTCTGGTATCATAAAGTACACCTCTAAGAAACATACAGGCGAGATGTTCGGAGCAATGGCTTTGGTAAGGTCCTGTGTTATGCTTGTCATCCCTCCCATCCTCCTTAAGCTATATGGAAGTACTGTCTCCGTTAATCCTAGTCTGTTTATGTATATACCGTTCTCAACAAGTATTGTTGCCATCTTGTTGACATTCTTCCTAAGAATTTACAAGAACCCTCCGCTGGACGGGCCTTAA
- the JJJ2 gene encoding Jjj2p (hypothetical protein; contains a J-domain, which is a region with homology to the E. coli DnaJ protein), which yields MSQVIEPQLDRTTYYSILGLTSNATSSEVHKSYLKLARLLHPDKTKSDKSEELFKAVVHAHSILTDEDQKLRYDRDLKIKGLHTYQPKKNCHIFKTKAKESQGASPTLGQSEAYHRQNKPYEQQPYGFGVGKKMTSSSKSKVPIFKSFNLKSYQRNHYYSSKKERKHGSPDIDSLFHETNGASKVRMTDAGKMDTNSQFQEIWEILGKNAYTHKSYSEDPNSCLGSALSDHEEEEEAGKQQQQQQQQQQQQQHYGMTSKSSSPDEEKKNNKEPKRESRVSPEENGEEETGHKQFKLPKTSTFSSGSHDSNLQSPFYNHEYRHYARSKFECKNQFRKSVSPIKEIPATTSANEGWNILRDIIEKLNISNVDDRNKDLLFRRDEIGDKNHSDSIDIENLSIKEPKGMKRRKKDDISLEELFQSLPREKDYFMMDAINDSLESINLFKKPKTTQSHEQGGTFAQAESNRAKFKPLLEQCGITPEILDLEIPEIPEFDAVADLETLKLNVQLFNNQCNKLKETIHQVSLQRLRADTQFSDMLTQKQSIMVWKTYLEFDKSLMDKLNILQERQMQVIKIFSERCDGKV from the coding sequence ATGTCACAGGTAATAGAACCACAATTAGATAGAACAACCTATTATTCCATATTAGGCTTGACATCAAATGCGACTTCCTCCGAAGTACATAAATCATATCTAAAACTGGCCAGATTACTTCACCCagataaaacaaaatctgATAAGTCTGAGGAATTATTCAAAGCTGTGGTGCATGCACATTCAATTTTAACTGATGAAGATCAAAAACTTCGATATGATCgagatttgaaaatcaaaGGTTTACACACTTACCAGCCGAAGAAAAACTGTCATATTTTCAAGACCAAGGCAAAGGAATCACAAGGGGCTAGTCCCACACTTGGTCAATCAGAAGCTTATCATAGGCAAAATAAACCTTATGAGCAACAGCCCTACGGTTTCGGTGTaggcaaaaaaatgacCTCAAGCTCTAAGAGTAAGGTTCCGATATTCAAGTCCTTCAATTTAAAAAGCTACCAACGAAACCACTATTATTCAtccaaaaaggaaaggaaaCATGGAAGTCCTGATATTGATTCTTTGTTCCATGAAACCAATGGAGCCTCAAAAGTAAGAATGACTGATGCCGGTAAAATGGATACGAACTCTCAGTTCCAAGAAATATGGGAAATATTGGGTAAAAATGCGTACACACATAAATCTTACTCTGAAGATCCAAATTCATGTTTGGGATCAGCACTAAGCGAtcatgaagaagaagaagaagcaggaaaacaacaacagcaacagcagcaacaacagcaacagcagcaacatTATGGAATGACGTCGAAGTCTAGCAGTcctgatgaagaaaaaaaaaataataaagaacCGAAAAGGGAAAGCAGAGTCTCTCCAGAGGAAAATGGCGAAGAAGAAACGGGACACAAACAATTTAAATTGCCCAAGACCAGTACTTTTTCTAGTGGATCCCATGATTCAAATTTGCAATCTCCTTTTTACAATCATGAGTATCGACATTACGCAAGAAGTAAATTCGAATGCAAGAATCAGTTTAGAAAGTCAGTTTCTCCCATTAAAGAGATACCTGCAACAACTAGTGCCAATGAAGGATGGAACATTTTGAGAgacattattgaaaaactcaATATAAGCAATGTAGACGATCGAAATAAAGACTTGCTGTTTCGTCGGGATGAAATAGGTGATAAAAATCACAGCGACTCAATCGACATAGAAAATTTATCTATCAAAGAACCTAAAGGGAtgaaaaggagaaagaaAGATGATATATCTTTAGAAGAATTGTTCCAATCTTTaccaagagaaaaagattATTTTATGATGGATGCAATTAATGACTCGTTAGAATCAATCAATCTTTTTAAAAAGCCGAAGACCACTCAGAGTCACGAACAAGGTGGAACTTTTGCCCAAGCAGAAAGTAATCGTGCAAAATTCAAACCGTTACTAGAACAGTGTGGAATTACACCCGAGATCTTAGATTTGGAAATACCAGAGATTCCGGAATTTGATGCAGTGGCTGACCTTGAAACATTGAAGCTTAACGTGCAGCTGTTTAATAACCAATGTAACAAACttaaagaaacaatacaTCAAGTATCATTACAGCGCCTGAGAGCAGATACGCAGTTCAGTGATATGTTAACCCAAAAGCAAAGTATTATGGTTTGGAAAACATACCtagaatttgataaaagtTTAATGGACAAATTGAACATCTTACAAGAAAGACAGATGCAGGtcattaaaattttttccgAAAGATGTGACGGTAAAGTATAA
- the FMP33 gene encoding Fmp33p (hypothetical protein; the authentic, non-tagged protein is detected in highly purified mitochondria in high-throughput studies): MLYTRLLRHNSQFTKFSGTSPNLGSKPLFSKGNLYTSLLVTTLYGTGLACLYLESNSLNKSKEQEDPHAIAEDDIVNIVHDAPNRIFKPALDTYQEKELDLQKSDLHKVLHSLTYSDVSQFSIVWGFLIQLSSLIGNSTLGKKSILYKGSVVSVLGFPPLIYMALKLRMKQLEKAGVRFE; encoded by the coding sequence ATGCTATACACAAGGTTGTTACGTCACAACTCACAATTCACCAAGTTTTCAGGCACATCGCCCAATCTTGGCTCAAAACCTTTATTTTCGAAGGGTAATTTGTACACTAGTCTTTTAGTGACAACACTGTATGGGACAGGTCTGGCATGCCTATATCTAGAATCAAATAGCTTGAATAAGTCCAAAGAGCAAGAAGATCCCCATGCCATCGCAGAAGACGACATTGTAAATATAGTCCATGACGCTCCCAATAGAATATTCAAGCCAGCACTTGATACCTATCAAGAGAAAGAGCTTGACTTACAAAAGAGTGACCTCCATAAAGTACTTCATTCTTTGACGTACAGTGATGTCTCTCAATTTTCGATTGTTTGGGGGTTTCTCATTCAACTTTCGAGCCTAATAGGCAATTCCACCTTAGGCAAAAAATCCATTCTTTATAAGGGAAGTGTCGTTAGTGTTTTAGGGTTCCCACCGTTGATTTATATGGCACTTAAACTTAGGATGAAACAGCTGGAAAAAGCTGGAGTGCGCTTTGAGTAA
- the PIR5 gene encoding beta-1,3-glucan linked protein (hypothetical protein; member of the PIR (Proteins with Internal Repeats) family of cell wall proteins; SWAT-GFP fusion protein localizes to the endoplasmic reticulum and vacuole, and mCherry fusion localizes to the vacuole; non-essential gene that is required for sporulation; mRNA is weakly cell cycle regulated, peaking in mitosis; YJL160C has a paralog, PIR1, that arose from the whole genome duplication), translated as MHYKKAFLASLLSSIALTAYAPPEPWATLTPSSKMDGGTTEYRTSFGLAVIPFTVTESKVKRNVISQINDGQVQVTTQKLPHPVSQIGDGQIQVTTQKVPPVVSHIVSQIGDGQLQITTAKNVVTKSTIAVPSKTVTATATSTATAVSQIHDGQVQVTISSASSSSVLSKSKLEPTKKPNNEKVIKVQACKSSGTLAITLQGGVLIDSSGRIGSIVANRQFQFDGPPPQAGAIYAGGWSITKHGTLAIGDNDVFYQCLSGTFYNLYDQSIGGQCNPVHLQTVGLVDC; from the coding sequence ATGCATTACAAGAAAGCATTTCTAGCATCTCTATTAAGTAGTATTGCGCTAACTGCGTACGCTCCACCTGAACCCTGGGCAACTTTAACTCCAAGCTCTAAAATGGATGGTGGCACAACAGAGTACCGGACCTCATTCGGTCTCGCTGTTATACCTTTCACCGTTACTGAAAGTAAGGTCAAAAGAAACGTCATTTCACAAATTAATGACGGTCAAGTGCAAGTAACGACACAAAAATTACCTCATCCAGTTTCGCAAATTGGAGACGGCCAAATACAAGTTACAACGCAGAAGGTGCCTCCAGTAGTGTCACATATTGTGTCACAAATAGGCGATGGTCAATTACAAATAACTACAGCTAAAAATGTTGTCACAAAGTCCACAATTGCTGTTCCAAGTAAAACTGTAACTGCGACAGCAACTTCAACCGCAACTGCTGTTTCTCAGATTCATGATGGTCAAGTGCAAGTTACTATTTCTTCAGCCAGTAGTAGTTCTGTGCTTTCCAAGAGTAAGTTAGAGCCAACAAAGAAACcaaataatgaaaaagtgATCAAGGTGCAAGCCTGTAAAAGTTCTGGCACCTTGGCAATAACGTTACAAGGAGGTGTTCTTATTGACTCCAGTGGTAGAATTGGATCGATAGTAGCAAACAGACAGTTCCAATTTGATGGTCCACCTCCACAGGCGGGCGCTATTTACGCTGGCGGCTGGTCGATAACGAAGCATGGCACTTTAGCTATTGGTGATAATGACGTGTTTTACCAATGTCTGTCGGGCACTTTCTATAACCTTTACGATCAGTCTATCGGGGGCCAGTGCAATCCCGTTCATTTACAAACAGTTGGTCTCGTCGATTGTTGA